A part of Bufo bufo chromosome 7, aBufBuf1.1, whole genome shotgun sequence genomic DNA contains:
- the LOC121007966 gene encoding up-regulator of cell proliferation-like: MEKLLHTKLTLRDALCIGPQALKDCKPQKKEEIGWSVLRKIMSLNITARNTLVDVSRSESEAFAENDLIATLNIPEAVKTPSIHPLDVICVLLHCSDRFLQQEIITKMSMCQFAVPLLLPPGDGPNGTLMLWALKDIVKKWRPEILTDSKGFREDNIVNIDMPIFSFVRLGKNKLSKSKTLNHILNPEQQHHDFFIHDNMEGGNMERKISEGLVEMSWYFPSGKSDIYPEPIAVTNLRGDLESNWESFLFLTHVSSVVFIFIENICEREIQRLSSCMDLKTKFVFILTPGPNKHVIRETVIFLQDLLPFLNCDATCVLVKNENENEASMTKKIQRKIEQILKSHHETVKLRDISKGISELSLVTDEDSSECQKASGFAHKIIKEIQDIADYKKKTMKLQRELWKELSKLEKECCRMKKQGDKDPQKYQSELLQRHNALHKEQYQQQTPSGIKLFTEAMTDRSQVEKHYFLKWMKLRLDTNARGNLSTLQAKYKEKIATKSYSPEELKELDQKMSDSSLGIEHFLRELGQFYEAECSVVKQNVINQDQKKYYNLPEIAADLLLDGFPLELIDGDASNIPLQWITDVLNELDKKTGGQCRMKVITVLGVQSTGKSTLLNTMFGLQFPVASGRCTRGAFMTLIKLEEGFQKEMDCNFILVVDTEGLKAPELASLEGSYEHDNELATLVVGLSDITIVNMSMENTSEMKDILQIVVHAFLRMKELGKKPSCQFVHQNVSDVSAFEKNMRDRKKLLDQLNEMTNIAAKMEMRDGIKNFNDVMDYDIEKHNWYIPGLWQGDPPMAPVNLGYSASVFELKKYLFESMKTLKSHQKASNIPNFITWIESLWKAVKHEKFIYSFRNSLVAKAYNKLTTEYINWEWEFLKRIHDWSIRMENLIKNQSTEVSEKNKSELQDILLEEENKMMAALEKYFDNSGDANLMERYREEFQRDIKNLRKEHGSIALNKYDEAVFIQKGKLEIQNIQNQSQKLIEEKITQLLQICREKNHALSDEEIKQEFEVMWTKTLSALQLKPLIRREVEQVLLQQLKNDMSNKGPHINEILIKMKNLLKYQKINFTIDKSYIDLSFSQKVLSVFIRGELYDKIGSFAASMTKRCEEYIKEKVNTSENYADVYCKELLHMINEKLQSKHVKNLHYTTQFELDIKLFIFGKAAKEFQDLHDKFIEENDPKLCLDKLKPQYVSTFLSILEKKDECRSRAERFCDLCLRPALTEYIFKHLGEKIVDDVMTDSDNLTFSSRSFFQCTVLEKLLQENSFKEYVEYTNSYETFSKSWILSYIIDKYRNPLRLQTLEKNLLSFIDKNIKDVLKDDRCLRSNTVPGFLKQFVELLKTELVIPQKELNVITFHNTLKVGQFSSHVEQFLVDTKTQILSELRSMTINSVLSKLTLKPQDELFRKVIGCGHQCPFCKVPCEAGGADHKEHFASIHRPNGLGMFRYEENNSLVTYICSTAVVSTTCFKNSDTDWKSHPYKDYRTYYPNWAIHPDSSMESSDYWKYIFAKFNEEFAEEYEAKPADLPDDWRHITREQALSSLKKTFSIN; encoded by the coding sequence TCAAAAGAAGGAGGAAATAGGCTGGAGTGTCCTGAGGAAGATCATGTCTCTCAACATTACTGCGAGAAACACTTTGGTTGATGTCTCTCGTTCTGAATCAGAGGCCTTTGCAGAAAATGATCTTATTGCCACCTTAAACATCCCAGAGGCAGTAAAGACTCCTTCTATCCACCCACTCGATGTTATCTGTGTTCTTCTTCATTGCTCAGACAGGTTTCTACAACAAGAGATTATAACAAagatgtccatgtgtcagtttgctgttcctctgctgctgcCCCCTGGTGATGGTCCTAATGGCACCCTCATGCTTTGGGCATTAAAAGACATTGTGAAGAAATGGAGACCTGAGATATTAACAGACAGTAAAGGGTTCAGAGAAGACAACATTGTGAATATTGACATGCCAATCTTTTCATTTGTCAGACTTGGGAAAAACAAGTTATCCAAATCCAAAACCCTTAACCACATTCTGAATCCAGAACAACAACATCACGATTTCTTTATACATGACAACATGGAGGGAGGGAATATGGAGAGGAAGATATCTGAAGGGCTGGTGGAAATGTCCTGGTACTTTCCTTCTGGTAAATCTGATATCTATCCTGAACCCATTGCAGTAACCAATCTACGTGGAGACCTGGAGTCAAACTGGGAATCCTTCTTGTTCTTGACTCACGTCTCCTCAGTTGTGTTCATCTTTATTGAAAATATCTGTGAACGAGAAATCCAAAGGCTATCATCTTGTATGGACTTGAAAACTAAGTTTGTCTTCATTCTTACACCAGGCCCCAACAAACATGTTATCAGAGAGACGGTCATATTTCTACAGGATCTTTTACCTTTTCTAAACTGTGATGCCACATGTGTTCTTGTGAAGAATGAAAATGAGAATGAAGCTTCCATGACCAAAAAAATTCAAAGAAAGATTGAACAGATTTTAAAAAGTCATCATGAAACGGTTAAATTGAGGGACATTTCCAAAGGGATCTCAGAACTTTCTTTGGTTACAGATGAAGATTCATCAGAATGTCAGAAAGCAAGTGGGTTTGCTCACAAGATCATCAAAGAAATCCAAGACATAGCTGATTACAAGAAGAAGACCATGAAATTACAGAGAGAACTTTGGAAGGAATTGTCTAAGTTAGAGAAAGAATGCTGCAGAATGAAGAAACAAGGAGACAAAGATCCACAAAAATATCAGTCTGAACTGTTACAAAGACACAATGCACTTCATAAAGAGCAGTATCAGCAGCAAACACCAAGTGGTATAAAACTGTTTACTGAAGCCATGACTGATAGGTCACAGGTAGAAAAACACTATTTCCTTAAGTGGATGAAACTGAGGCTCGATACAAATGCTCGAGGCAATCTGTCTACTCTACaggccaaatacaaggagaaaatAGCCACTAAATCATATAGTCCAGAAGAGCTCAAGGAACTGGATCAAAAGATGTCTGATAGCTCGCTTGGGATTGAGCACTTCTTGCGGGAGCTGGGGCAGTTCTATGAAGCTGAATGTTCAGTGGTAAAACAAAATGTAATTAACCAGGACCAGAAGAAATATTATAATCTACCAGAAATCGCTGCAGACCTGCTTCTGGATGGCTTCCCATTGGAGCTGATTGATGGAGATGCCTCCAATATTCCTTTACAGTGGATAACTGATGTCCTAAATGAGCTGGATAAGAAGACTGGAGGACAATGCAGGATGAAAGTGATAACTGTGCTGGGGGTGCAGAGTACAGGGAAGTCCACCCTTCTCAACACCATGTTTGGTCTTCAGTTTCCCGTAGCCAGTGGACGCTGCACACGAGGGGCCTTCATGACCCTTATTAAGCTGGAAGAAGGTTTCCAGAAAGAGATGGACTGTAATTTTATTCTAGTGGTTGACACTGAAGGATTAAAAGCTCCTGAATTGGCTTCTCTGGAGGGCAGCTatgaacatgacaatgaattAGCCACATTAGTGGTTGGGTTGAGTGACATCACCATAGTCAACATGTCCATGGAAAATACATCAGAAATGAAAGATATTTTACAGATAGTGGTCCATGCATTTCTAAGGATGAAAGAACTTGGCAAGAAGCCGAGCTGTCAGTTTGTCCATCAGAATGTGAGTGATGTGTCTGCCTTTGAGAAGAATATGAGAGACAGGAAGAAACTTCTGGACCAATTGAATGAAATGACAAATATTGCAGCAAAAATGGAGATGAGAGATGGCATCAAAAATTTCAATGATGTGATGGACTACGATATTGAAAAACACAACTGGTACATTCCTGGGCTATGGCAGGGGGACCCGCCAATGGCTCCAGTAAATCTTGGCTACAGTGCAAGTGTCTTTGAACTGAAGAAATATTTGTTTGAATCTATGAAAACCCTTAAATCTCATCAAAAAGCATCTAACATCCCTAATTTTATTACCTGGATAGAAAGCTTGTGGAAAGCTGTGAAACATGAGAAATTCATTTACAGTTTCAGAAACAGTCTGGTGGCCAAAGCTTACAATAAATTAACCACGGAGTACATAAACTGGGAATGGGAATTTTTAAAAAGAATCCATGACTGGTCGATCAGAATGGAAAATCTTATTAAAAATCAATCTACAGAAGTATCTGAAAAGAACAAGAGTGAGCTCCAGGATATTCTACTGGAGGAAGAAAATAAAATGATGGCAGCATTAGAAAAGTATTTTGATAATTCTGGAGATGCTAATCTCATGGAAAGGTACAGAGAAGAGTTCCAAAGAGATATAAAAAACCTGCGAAAGGAACATGGAAGCATTGCTCTTAACAAATATGATGAAGCGGTTTTCATTCAGAAAGGAAAGTTGGAAATTCAGAATATTCAGAATCAAAGTCAGAAGCTTATTGAAGAGAAAAtaacacaactcctgcaaatctGTAGAGAGAAAAACCATGCACTGAGTGACGAAGAAATCAAACAAGAGTTTGAAGTTATGTGGACAAAGACCTTGTCAGCTTTACAGCTTAAGCCATTGATTAGGCGTGAAGTTGAACAAGTCCTCCTACAACAACTGAAGAATGACATGAGCAATAAAGGCCCTCACATCAATGAAATATTAATCAAAATGAAAAACCTGCTGAAATATCAGAAGATaaattttacaatagataaaagcTACATTGATCTCTCATTTTCTCAAAAGGTTTTGTCAGTTTTTATCCGTGGTGAGCTATATGACAAGATTGGTAGTTTTGCAGCTTCAATGACTAAGAGGTGTGAAGAATATATCAAAGAAAAGGTCAATACATCTGAAAATTATGCTGATGTGTATTGTAAGGAGTTATTGCACATGATCAATGAAAAATTGCAGAGTAAGCATGTGAAGAACCTTCACTACACAACCCAGTTTGAGTTGGACATTAAGCTCTTCATTTTTGGAAAAGCTGCCAAAGAGTTTCAGGATTTGCATGATAAGTTCATTGAAGAGAACGACCCAAAGCTCTGCCTGGATAAGCTAAAACCTCAATATGTTTCCACATTtttaagtatattagaaaaaaaagatGAATGCCGGAGCAGGGCGGAAAGGTTCTGTGATCTCTGCCTCCGACCAGCGTTAACCGAATATATTTTCAAACATCTTGGTGAAAAAATAGTAGATGATGTTATGACTGATTCAGACAATTTAACCTTTAGTAGCAGAAGTTTCTTCCAATGCACAGTCTTGGAGAAGCTACTACAAGAAAATTCATTTAAAGAATATGTTGAATATACTAACTCATACGAAACATTTTCCAAATCATGGATCTTGAGTTACATCATCGACAAATACCGGAATCCATTACGTTTGCAGACTCTGGAAAAAAATCTTCTCTCATTTATTGATAAAAACATCAAAGATGTCCTAAAGGATGACCGTTGTCTGAGGTCAAACACTGTTCCAGGTTTTTTAAAACAATTTGTCGAACTGCTGAAAACAGAATTGGTTATTCCACAGAAAGAGCTGAATGTGATCACTTTCCATAACACATTGAAAGTTGGGCAGTTTTCTTCTCATGTTGAACAGTTCctcgtggacaccaaaacgcaaatCTTATCAGAGCTGAGGTCCATGACTATTAATTCTGTGCTTTCCAAGTTGACATTGAAGCCTCAGGATGAGTTGTTCAGGAAGGTGATTGGATGTGGACATCAGTGTCCATTCTGTAAAGTCCCCTGTGAGGCCGGAGGAGCTGACCATAAGGAACACTTTGCATCTATTCACAGACCTAACGGTTTGGGAATGTTCAGATATGAAGAAAACAATTCTCTGGTGACATATATTTGTAGCACGGCTGTTGTGTCTACAACGTGTTTCAAAAATTCAGACACAGATTGGAAATCTCATCCATACAAAGATTATCGCACTTACTATCCAAACTGGGCCATCCATCCCGACTCCAGCATGGAGTCCTCAGATTACTGGAAGTACATTTTTGCTAAGTTTAATGAAGAATTTGCTGAAGAATATGAAGCCAAACCAGCTGACCTGCCTGATGACTGGAGACATATTACACGAGAACAAGCTCTTTCCAGCTTAAAGAAAACCTTTAGTATAAACTAA